From the Rhinatrema bivittatum chromosome 7, aRhiBiv1.1, whole genome shotgun sequence genome, one window contains:
- the LOC115096171 gene encoding C3a anaphylatoxin chemotactic receptor-like, with protein MDILNATLGPNAQENATTPSIPTSPGSWLEHVLLPSLFLGACFVVGIPGNILVIWTIVFRISPRSFTVVLLLHMAIADFSVLITLPLWIHALVNSWVFGLFFCKFLTYIIHVSMYGSLFFITLMSVHRFMAVVFPFVLLRWQQRSIVYKILGITWLLALVFASPVFVYRSTLAHGDSVQCSHRVYSSDQQKLAILLIESLVGFVVPFSILLLCYSCILHKIQHLKAKKIRSEKLIASVVITFFLCWFPYHVFNVLIIASVLLKPTNPETSDNLERIIAVGNNIAGALAFFCSCLNPILYAFAGRSFRGGLRGISFVKVLGQMNEDTGQKKSTTISHISYDLHSLEEQNPHSLQNQIPPSMPNSLQN; from the coding sequence ATGGATATTCTCAATGCTACCCTGGGTCCTAATGCCCAAGAGAATGCCACGACTCCCAGCATCCCTACCTCGCCTGGATCCTGGCTGGAGCATGTGCTGCTTCCCAGCCTCTTCCTTGGGGCTTGCTTCGTGGTGGGAATTCCTGGCAACATCCTAGTCATCTGGACCATTGTGTTTAGGATTTCGCCCCGATCCTTCACcgtggtgctgctgctgcacatggcCATCGCAGACTTCAGCGTCCTGATCACACTGCCTCTGTGGATCCATGCCCTGGTCAACAGTTGGGTCTTCGGACTCTTCTTCTGCAAGTTCTTAACATACATCATCCATGTCAGTATGTATGGCAGCCTCTTCTTCATCACCCTGATGAGTGTCCACCGTTTTATGGCTGtagttttcccctttgtgctgcTCCGATGGCAGCAGAGGAGTATAGTCTATAAGATCTTGGGCATCACTTGGCTTCTAGCCTTGGTCTTTGCCTCTCCTGTTTTTGTTTATCGCTCCACTTTGGCTCATGGTGACTCAGTCCAGTGCTCACATCGAGTTTACTCCTCTGACCAGCAAAAGCTGGCCATTCTGCTGATTGAGAGCCTGGTTGGCTTCGTAGTGCCTTTCTCCATCCTCCTGTTGTGCTATTCCTGCATCTTGCACAAAATCCAGCACCTGAAGGCCAAAAAGATCAGGTCGGAGAAGCTGATTGCTAGTGTGGTCATCACTTTCTTTTTGTGCTGGTTTCCCTATCATGTCTTTAATGTGCTAATAATCGCCTCTGTCTTACTAAAACCCACCAACCCAGAAACGTCTGATAATCTGGAGAGAATTATTGCTGTTGGGAACAATATCGCCGGTGCCTTGGCCTTTTTCTGCAGCTGCCTGAACCCTATCCTGTATGCTTTCGCAGGCCGAAGTTTTCGAGGTGGTTTGAGAGGCATCAGCTTTGTCAAAGTCTTAGGTCAGATGAATGAAGACACGGGGCAGAAGAAATCCACCACAATTTCTCATATCTCGTATGATCTTCATTCTCTGGAAGAGCAGAACCCTCATTCCCTACAAAATCAAATCCCTCCTTCCATGCCCAATTCTTTGCAGAATTAA